The following are from one region of the Cyanobium gracile PCC 6307 genome:
- a CDS encoding alkene reductase → MSDLFTPLTVGPLLLPNRILMAPLTRCRAEPDHVPGPLMAIYYQQRASAGLLIAEATMVMEGNSAFWHEPGIHSAAQVAGWRLTTDAVHAAGGRIVLQIWHGGRACHPLLNDGRQPVGPSPIAITGDEVHTPEGKQPYVVPRELADDELPAIVAGFRQATRNAIDAGFDGVEVHGANGYLLDAFLRDGSNRRQGPYGGPVANRARLLLEVLEAARAESPLVGLRISPLNGYNAMVDSDPIGLSGWLAQRLESTGLDYLHVMRGDFLGQQHGDVLTPIRAGFSGVLVGNMGYTAEEANAAIAAGQLDAVAFGTPFLANPDLPERLRRGAPLQSPDPATYYSPGPAGYTDYPFLESA, encoded by the coding sequence ATGAGCGACCTGTTCACCCCCCTGACCGTGGGCCCGCTGCTGCTGCCCAACCGGATACTGATGGCCCCCCTCACCCGATGCCGGGCCGAGCCGGACCACGTTCCGGGCCCGCTGATGGCTATCTACTACCAGCAGCGGGCCAGCGCTGGCCTGCTGATCGCCGAGGCCACGATGGTGATGGAGGGCAACTCGGCCTTCTGGCACGAACCCGGCATCCATTCGGCGGCCCAGGTGGCGGGCTGGCGGCTCACCACCGACGCGGTCCATGCCGCCGGTGGGCGCATCGTGCTGCAGATCTGGCATGGCGGGCGGGCCTGCCACCCCCTGCTCAACGATGGCCGACAGCCCGTGGGGCCGAGCCCGATCGCCATCACCGGCGACGAGGTGCACACCCCGGAGGGGAAACAGCCCTATGTCGTCCCCCGGGAGCTGGCGGACGACGAACTGCCCGCGATCGTGGCGGGGTTCCGCCAGGCCACCCGCAACGCCATCGACGCCGGCTTCGACGGGGTCGAGGTGCATGGCGCCAACGGCTACCTGCTCGACGCCTTCCTGCGGGACGGCAGCAACCGGCGCCAGGGTCCCTACGGCGGGCCGGTGGCCAACCGGGCCCGGCTGCTGCTGGAGGTGCTGGAGGCCGCCCGGGCCGAATCGCCCCTGGTGGGCCTGCGGATCTCGCCGCTGAACGGTTACAACGCCATGGTCGACAGCGACCCCATCGGGCTGTCGGGCTGGCTGGCCCAGCGGCTGGAGAGCACCGGCCTGGATTACCTGCACGTGATGCGGGGGGACTTCCTCGGCCAGCAGCATGGCGATGTGCTCACCCCGATCCGGGCCGGCTTCAGCGGGGTGCTGGTAGGGAACATGGGCTACACGGCCGAGGAGGCCAACGCCGCCATCGCCGCCGGCCAGCTGGACGCGGTGGCCTTCGGCACGCCGTTCCTTGCCAATCCGGACCTACCCGAACGCCTCCGCAGGGGCGCACCCCTGCAGTCCCCCGATCCGGCCACCTATTACTCCCCCGGCCCAGCCGGCTACACCGACTACCCCTTCCTGGAATCCGCCTGA
- a CDS encoding NADPH-dependent FMN reductase, whose amino-acid sequence MTPDLLVLSASNGENLKLAERFAAAGRARGMAAEVLDLTILSLPLYNPRTHGDSGLPAEVEGLSRRLEAAPRWVICAPEYNGSLPPVLTSAIAWLSVQGDGFRTLFNGRPVAIATHSGGPGIEVLAVLRIQLAHLGAHVVGRQLSSSRSNPAKDSSIDDIVHRLQRMEPIQP is encoded by the coding sequence ATGACCCCCGACCTTCTGGTGCTCAGTGCCAGCAACGGCGAGAACCTGAAACTCGCCGAGCGTTTCGCCGCCGCCGGCCGCGCCCGCGGCATGGCCGCCGAGGTGCTCGACCTCACCATCCTGTCCCTGCCGCTCTACAACCCCCGCACCCACGGGGATTCCGGCCTTCCCGCCGAGGTGGAGGGGCTGAGCCGCAGGCTCGAGGCCGCCCCCCGCTGGGTGATCTGCGCCCCCGAGTACAACGGCTCCCTGCCGCCTGTGCTGACCAGCGCCATCGCCTGGCTCTCGGTGCAGGGGGACGGCTTCCGCACGCTGTTCAACGGCCGGCCGGTGGCGATCGCCACCCATTCCGGTGGTCCCGGCATCGAGGTGCTGGCGGTGCTGCGCATCCAGCTGGCCCACCTCGGGGCCCACGTGGTGGGTCGCCAGCTCTCCAGCAGCCGCAGCAATCCCGCCAAGGACAGCAGCATCGACGACATCGTCCACCGTCTCCAGCGCATGGAACCGATCCAACCCTGA
- a CDS encoding pirin family protein, translating into MTFVFRPAAERFHSQLDWLDSWHSFSFSHHHDPAWMGFGPLRVINDDTIAAGRGFGMHPHRDMEIVTVMVDGQLNHQDSMGHSEVLRAGEVQAMSAGTGVVHSEMNRGAIPCRLLQIWIEPDRAGHPPAYRQEPFVLRPGWTPLLDPDGRDGALAINRPVRLWRARAGAGERLELAIASDATGWLQVIEGEGTAFGRPLQRGDGLGFPAPSPDSLQAGPAGADVLLFELR; encoded by the coding sequence ATGACCTTCGTCTTCCGCCCCGCCGCCGAGCGCTTCCACAGCCAGCTCGACTGGCTGGACAGCTGGCACAGCTTCTCCTTCTCCCACCACCACGATCCGGCCTGGATGGGGTTCGGACCGCTGCGGGTGATCAACGACGACACGATCGCCGCCGGTCGCGGCTTCGGCATGCATCCGCACCGGGACATGGAGATCGTCACGGTGATGGTGGACGGCCAGCTCAACCACCAGGACTCCATGGGCCACAGCGAGGTGCTTCGGGCCGGAGAGGTGCAGGCGATGAGCGCCGGCACCGGCGTGGTCCACAGCGAGATGAACCGGGGCGCCATCCCCTGCCGGCTGCTGCAGATCTGGATCGAGCCGGATCGCGCCGGCCACCCGCCCGCCTATCGCCAGGAGCCGTTCGTGCTCCGGCCAGGCTGGACGCCGCTGCTCGATCCGGACGGCCGCGATGGGGCCCTGGCCATCAACCGGCCGGTGCGGCTCTGGCGGGCCAGGGCTGGCGCAGGCGAGCGGCTGGAGCTAGCCATCGCCTCCGATGCCACCGGCTGGCTGCAGGTGATCGAGGGGGAAGGCACGGCCTTCGGCCGACCGCTGCAGCGGGGCGACGGCCTTGGCTTCCCGGCGCCCTCTCCGGACAGCCTCCAGGCCGGCCCCGCCGGGGCGGACGTGCTCCTGTTCGAACTGCGCTGA
- a CDS encoding glutamine synthetase III, with the protein MPSPQRFAAIQEIHQRPPVVTPPIESLDELWASDVFSLAKMKAALPKDIFKSVQRTIKENGKLDVSVANVVAQAMKEWATGRGALYYAHVFYPLTNATAEKHDGFISVQGDGSVITEFTGKVLVQGEPDGSSFPSGGIRTTFEARGYTAWDITSPAFLMETPNGLTLCIPTVFISWTGEALDKKTPLLRSNAAMNKQAQRLLRLLGETDVAPVNSSCGAEQEYFLIDSAYVPLRPDLLLAGRTLFGKPSAKGQQFDDHYFGAIPQRVQVYMQDVERQLYKLGIPAKTRHNEVAPGQFEIAPFFEAANVATDHQQLIMTILKSTARRHGMNCLLHEKPFEGINGSGKHVNWSVGNPTQGNLLDPGNTPHENMQFLLFCGAVIRGVHKFGPLMRAVVATAGNDHRLGANEAPPAIISVYLGSQLEDVFRQIKEGDVKGSSNAGVMQLGVDTLPEFPKDPGDRNRTSPFAFTGNRFEFRAVGSNQSVAGPLVAMNTILADSLAYVSDQLEQKMAAGESLPGAAFSVLKQIMTDHGNVVFGGDGYSSEWHRIAVEERGLENLPTTADSLPVLQRPEVRDLFAQQGVLTPLELESRFEVYAEQYVLAIDVEAKLAVQIAQTQIYPAAMRYLGELASSLQLQTSMGLQVSSETQTKVASLSAKLMELSSALESAIGNAPHGTMAHMRYSADTLLPLMHQLREAVDGLEAVVDDNLWPLPSYQEMLFIR; encoded by the coding sequence ATGCCCAGCCCCCAACGCTTCGCCGCCATTCAGGAGATTCACCAGCGCCCTCCGGTGGTGACCCCCCCCATCGAGTCGCTGGATGAGCTCTGGGCCAGCGATGTGTTCAGCCTGGCCAAGATGAAGGCGGCCCTGCCCAAGGACATCTTCAAGTCCGTGCAGCGCACCATCAAGGAGAACGGCAAGCTCGACGTCTCTGTGGCCAACGTGGTGGCCCAGGCGATGAAGGAATGGGCCACCGGCCGCGGCGCCCTGTACTACGCCCACGTCTTCTACCCCCTCACCAACGCCACCGCCGAGAAGCACGACGGCTTTATCTCGGTGCAGGGTGATGGCTCGGTGATCACCGAGTTCACCGGCAAGGTGCTGGTGCAGGGCGAACCCGACGGCTCCTCCTTCCCCAGCGGCGGCATCCGCACCACCTTCGAGGCCCGCGGCTACACCGCCTGGGACATCACCAGCCCGGCCTTCCTGATGGAGACCCCCAACGGTCTCACCCTCTGCATCCCCACCGTCTTCATCTCCTGGACCGGCGAGGCCCTCGACAAGAAGACCCCCCTGCTGCGCTCCAACGCCGCCATGAACAAGCAGGCTCAGCGCCTGCTGCGGCTGCTCGGGGAAACCGATGTGGCCCCGGTCAACTCCAGCTGCGGTGCTGAGCAGGAGTACTTCCTCATCGACAGCGCCTACGTGCCCCTGCGTCCCGACCTTCTCCTGGCCGGCCGCACCCTGTTCGGCAAGCCCTCCGCCAAGGGCCAGCAGTTCGATGACCACTACTTCGGCGCCATCCCCCAGCGGGTGCAGGTGTACATGCAGGACGTGGAACGTCAGCTGTACAAGCTGGGCATCCCTGCCAAGACCCGCCACAACGAGGTGGCACCGGGCCAGTTCGAGATCGCCCCGTTCTTCGAGGCGGCCAACGTGGCCACGGATCACCAGCAGCTGATCATGACCATTCTCAAGAGCACGGCGCGGCGCCACGGGATGAACTGCCTGCTGCATGAGAAACCCTTCGAGGGCATCAACGGCTCCGGCAAGCACGTCAACTGGTCGGTGGGCAACCCCACCCAGGGCAACCTGCTGGATCCCGGCAACACCCCCCACGAGAACATGCAGTTCCTGCTGTTCTGCGGCGCCGTCATCCGCGGGGTGCACAAGTTCGGTCCGCTGATGCGGGCGGTGGTGGCCACCGCCGGCAACGACCACCGCCTCGGTGCCAACGAAGCGCCCCCGGCGATCATCTCCGTCTACCTCGGCAGCCAGCTGGAGGACGTCTTCCGCCAGATCAAGGAAGGGGACGTGAAAGGCTCCAGCAACGCCGGCGTGATGCAGCTGGGCGTCGACACCCTGCCGGAATTCCCCAAGGATCCCGGCGACCGCAACCGCACCTCCCCCTTCGCCTTCACCGGCAACCGCTTCGAGTTCCGGGCCGTCGGCTCCAACCAGTCGGTGGCCGGCCCCTTGGTGGCCATGAACACGATCCTGGCGGACTCGCTCGCCTACGTGAGCGACCAGCTGGAGCAGAAGATGGCCGCGGGGGAAAGCCTGCCCGGCGCCGCCTTCTCCGTGCTCAAGCAGATCATGACCGACCACGGCAACGTGGTCTTCGGCGGCGACGGCTATTCCAGCGAATGGCACCGCATCGCCGTGGAGGAGCGGGGCCTGGAGAATCTGCCCACTACCGCCGATTCCCTGCCCGTCCTGCAGCGGCCTGAGGTCCGCGACCTTTTCGCCCAGCAGGGTGTGCTCACCCCCCTTGAGCTGGAGAGCCGCTTCGAGGTCTACGCCGAGCAGTACGTGCTCGCCATCGACGTGGAGGCCAAGCTGGCAGTGCAGATCGCCCAGACCCAGATCTATCCGGCCGCCATGCGCTACCTGGGAGAGCTGGCCAGCTCCCTGCAGCTCCAGACCTCCATGGGCCTCCAGGTGTCCTCGGAAACCCAGACCAAGGTGGCGTCCCTCAGCGCAAAGCTCATGGAGCTCAGCAGTGCCCTGGAAAGCGCCATCGGCAACGCCCCCCACGGCACCATGGCCCACATGCGCTACTCAGCCGACACGCTGCTGCCGCTGATGCACCAGCTGCGCGAAGCAGTCGACGGGCTGGAGGCCGTGGTGGACGACAACCTCTGGCCCCTGCCCTCCTACCAGGAGATGCTGTTCATCCGCTGA